In a genomic window of Rhopalosiphum maidis isolate BTI-1 chromosome 4, ASM367621v3, whole genome shotgun sequence:
- the LOC113561163 gene encoding uncharacterized protein LOC113561163 isoform X1, producing MTNQDRVVLITKSKTLTSTVLVVERQADNNNEHNEKNEYLAGGEHSGIVISKIRKYDILDETPADTSIQFCVFLVNGQTGLHTKERRTIRFWCNGDKTVDALAVASQFFQDLILPDQFPLDYVGFVKRLLTLMHKGYKCVSKLEIELKQLERTSIRPVNQGTIFNNNNSSIYINKSIYKCFIVSVESSTLNLDISPTKLRELIESSYPNPLTIDDINKKHGWKNSDIKDNLEKLQQSGIVKPVDGGYTRVVLHDKIVEHIPIIQYNRQPTVAIITAEYCEKVAVDILIENKETFVRYTTVGESNVYTIGKMGNHSVVCTKLPALGSSREATIAAGNAITRLLGTFQKVEHVFICGAGGGVPHYTSYDKHVKLGDVVVSHCGNNQKAVYTYCKNVSNENGNMKFHCHQYNPKIFDIQIAAMKLQTEVKSIDKKPLWDMYLSEALNKIEKQKSDNESDFKRPPANSDKLQMYIGGTELIEITHPICNDKDNDLGTRIHVGPIGGGQSVISNAFTRQKFTTEYKLLAMDSEFDSVMGSLMGNYCHSYAIVRGISDYKDGSVKNEWQPYASLAAASVIKAILSIINI from the exons ATGACTAATCAAG ataGAGTGGTTTTAATAACAAAGTCTAAAACGCTCACATCAACAGTACTCGTAGTCGAACGCCAAGCAGATAACAACAATGAGCACAATGAAAAGAATGAATATTTAGCTGGCGGAGAACATAGCGGCATCGTGATCagcaaaattagaaaatacg ATATTCTAGACGAAACACCCGCAGATACATCGATCCAGTTCTGCGTGTTTCTAGTAAATGGTCAAACGGGTTTACACACCAAAGAAAGACGTACCATAAGATTTTGGTGTAATGGAGATAAAACGGTGGACGCATTAGCAGTGGCATCTCAATTTTTTCAAGACTTAATATTACCAGATCAATTTCCtcttg ATTATGTAGGTTTTGTAAAAagattattaactttaatgcACAAAGGCTATAAATGTGTCTCAAAACttgaaattgaattaaagCAGTTAGAAAGAACATCAATAAGACCTGTAAATCAAGGTacaattttcaacaataataattcatcaatttatattaataagtcaatctataaatgttttatagtttcTGTTGAAAGCTCGACATTAAATTTGGATATATCACCAACTAAATTACGTGAATTGATCGAATCTTCATATCCTAACCCACTAACTATTGACGATATTAacaa aAAACACGGATGGAAGAACTCAGACATAAAGGACAATTTAGAAAAACTACAACAGTCTGGAATTGTTAAACCTGTCGATGGTGGTTACACAAGAGTCGTCCTTCATGACAAA attgtAGAACATATtcctattattcaatataatcgGCAACCAACTGTGGCCATTATAACAGCAGAGTATTGCGAAAAAGTAGCTGTTGATATTTTGATCGAAAACAAAGAAACATTTGTACGATACACCACTGTTG gagaatcaaatgtttatacgATAGGGAAAATGGGAAACCACAGTGTAGTTTGTACCAAACTTCCTGCACTGGGATCAAGCAGAGAAGCTACAATAGCAGCCGGAAATGCAATAACTCGCTTattag ggaCATTTCAAAAAGTtgaacatgtttttatttgtggtGCTGGTGGTGGTGTACCACATTATACAAGTTATGACAAACATGTAAAGCTAGGAGACGTAGTTGTTTCTCATTGTGGAAACAACCaaaa agccGTTTATACATACTGCAAAAATGTCTCAAATGAAAATGGAAACATGAAATTCCATTGTCATCAAtataatccaaaaatatttgatatacaaATAGCTGCAATGAAATTACAAACAGAA GTAAAATCTATTGACAAAAAGCCTTTATGGGATATGTATTTAAGCGAAGCTTTGAATAagatagaaaaacaaaaaagcgATAATGAATCTGATTTTAAACGACCTCCAGCTAATTCTGACAAACTTCAAATGTATATTGGTGGAAcagaattaattgaaattactCATCCCATTTGTAATGATAAGGATAATGATTT aggtACAAGAATACATGTAGGTCCTATTGGCGGTGGTCAAAGTGTTATATCAAATGCGTTTACAAGACAAAAATTTACTACTGAGTACAAATTGCTGGCTATGGATTCAGAATTTGACTCTGTAATGGGATCCTTAATGGGAAACTATTGTCATTCTTATGCTATTGTTAGAGGCATTTCAGACTATAAAGATGGATCAGTAAAAAATGAATGGCAACCTTATGCCTCCTTAGCTGCAGCATCTGTCATTAAAGCAATATTATcgataatcaatatataa
- the LOC113561163 gene encoding uncharacterized protein LOC113561163 isoform X2, whose amino-acid sequence MTNQDRVVLITKSKTLTSTVLVVERQADNNNEHNEKNEYLAGGEHSGIVISKIRKYDETPADTSIQFCVFLVNGQTGLHTKERRTIRFWCNGDKTVDALAVASQFFQDLILPDQFPLDYVGFVKRLLTLMHKGYKCVSKLEIELKQLERTSIRPVNQGTIFNNNNSSIYINKSIYKCFIVSVESSTLNLDISPTKLRELIESSYPNPLTIDDINKKHGWKNSDIKDNLEKLQQSGIVKPVDGGYTRVVLHDKIVEHIPIIQYNRQPTVAIITAEYCEKVAVDILIENKETFVRYTTVGESNVYTIGKMGNHSVVCTKLPALGSSREATIAAGNAITRLLGTFQKVEHVFICGAGGGVPHYTSYDKHVKLGDVVVSHCGNNQKAVYTYCKNVSNENGNMKFHCHQYNPKIFDIQIAAMKLQTEVKSIDKKPLWDMYLSEALNKIEKQKSDNESDFKRPPANSDKLQMYIGGTELIEITHPICNDKDNDLGTRIHVGPIGGGQSVISNAFTRQKFTTEYKLLAMDSEFDSVMGSLMGNYCHSYAIVRGISDYKDGSVKNEWQPYASLAAASVIKAILSIINI is encoded by the exons ATGACTAATCAAG ataGAGTGGTTTTAATAACAAAGTCTAAAACGCTCACATCAACAGTACTCGTAGTCGAACGCCAAGCAGATAACAACAATGAGCACAATGAAAAGAATGAATATTTAGCTGGCGGAGAACATAGCGGCATCGTGATCagcaaaattagaaaatacg ACGAAACACCCGCAGATACATCGATCCAGTTCTGCGTGTTTCTAGTAAATGGTCAAACGGGTTTACACACCAAAGAAAGACGTACCATAAGATTTTGGTGTAATGGAGATAAAACGGTGGACGCATTAGCAGTGGCATCTCAATTTTTTCAAGACTTAATATTACCAGATCAATTTCCtcttg ATTATGTAGGTTTTGTAAAAagattattaactttaatgcACAAAGGCTATAAATGTGTCTCAAAACttgaaattgaattaaagCAGTTAGAAAGAACATCAATAAGACCTGTAAATCAAGGTacaattttcaacaataataattcatcaatttatattaataagtcaatctataaatgttttatagtttcTGTTGAAAGCTCGACATTAAATTTGGATATATCACCAACTAAATTACGTGAATTGATCGAATCTTCATATCCTAACCCACTAACTATTGACGATATTAacaa aAAACACGGATGGAAGAACTCAGACATAAAGGACAATTTAGAAAAACTACAACAGTCTGGAATTGTTAAACCTGTCGATGGTGGTTACACAAGAGTCGTCCTTCATGACAAA attgtAGAACATATtcctattattcaatataatcgGCAACCAACTGTGGCCATTATAACAGCAGAGTATTGCGAAAAAGTAGCTGTTGATATTTTGATCGAAAACAAAGAAACATTTGTACGATACACCACTGTTG gagaatcaaatgtttatacgATAGGGAAAATGGGAAACCACAGTGTAGTTTGTACCAAACTTCCTGCACTGGGATCAAGCAGAGAAGCTACAATAGCAGCCGGAAATGCAATAACTCGCTTattag ggaCATTTCAAAAAGTtgaacatgtttttatttgtggtGCTGGTGGTGGTGTACCACATTATACAAGTTATGACAAACATGTAAAGCTAGGAGACGTAGTTGTTTCTCATTGTGGAAACAACCaaaa agccGTTTATACATACTGCAAAAATGTCTCAAATGAAAATGGAAACATGAAATTCCATTGTCATCAAtataatccaaaaatatttgatatacaaATAGCTGCAATGAAATTACAAACAGAA GTAAAATCTATTGACAAAAAGCCTTTATGGGATATGTATTTAAGCGAAGCTTTGAATAagatagaaaaacaaaaaagcgATAATGAATCTGATTTTAAACGACCTCCAGCTAATTCTGACAAACTTCAAATGTATATTGGTGGAAcagaattaattgaaattactCATCCCATTTGTAATGATAAGGATAATGATTT aggtACAAGAATACATGTAGGTCCTATTGGCGGTGGTCAAAGTGTTATATCAAATGCGTTTACAAGACAAAAATTTACTACTGAGTACAAATTGCTGGCTATGGATTCAGAATTTGACTCTGTAATGGGATCCTTAATGGGAAACTATTGTCATTCTTATGCTATTGTTAGAGGCATTTCAGACTATAAAGATGGATCAGTAAAAAATGAATGGCAACCTTATGCCTCCTTAGCTGCAGCATCTGTCATTAAAGCAATATTATcgataatcaatatataa
- the LOC113561163 gene encoding uncharacterized protein LOC113561163 isoform X3, whose translation MTNQDRVVLITKSKTLTSTVLVVERQADNNNEHNEKNEYLAGGEHSGIVISKIRKYDILDETPADTSIQFCVFLVNGQTGLHTKERRTIRFWCNGDKTVDALAVASQFFQDLILPDQFPLDYVGFVKRLLTLMHKGYKCVSKLEIELKQLERTSIRPVNQVSVESSTLNLDISPTKLRELIESSYPNPLTIDDINKKHGWKNSDIKDNLEKLQQSGIVKPVDGGYTRVVLHDKIVEHIPIIQYNRQPTVAIITAEYCEKVAVDILIENKETFVRYTTVGESNVYTIGKMGNHSVVCTKLPALGSSREATIAAGNAITRLLGTFQKVEHVFICGAGGGVPHYTSYDKHVKLGDVVVSHCGNNQKAVYTYCKNVSNENGNMKFHCHQYNPKIFDIQIAAMKLQTEVKSIDKKPLWDMYLSEALNKIEKQKSDNESDFKRPPANSDKLQMYIGGTELIEITHPICNDKDNDLGTRIHVGPIGGGQSVISNAFTRQKFTTEYKLLAMDSEFDSVMGSLMGNYCHSYAIVRGISDYKDGSVKNEWQPYASLAAASVIKAILSIINI comes from the exons ATGACTAATCAAG ataGAGTGGTTTTAATAACAAAGTCTAAAACGCTCACATCAACAGTACTCGTAGTCGAACGCCAAGCAGATAACAACAATGAGCACAATGAAAAGAATGAATATTTAGCTGGCGGAGAACATAGCGGCATCGTGATCagcaaaattagaaaatacg ATATTCTAGACGAAACACCCGCAGATACATCGATCCAGTTCTGCGTGTTTCTAGTAAATGGTCAAACGGGTTTACACACCAAAGAAAGACGTACCATAAGATTTTGGTGTAATGGAGATAAAACGGTGGACGCATTAGCAGTGGCATCTCAATTTTTTCAAGACTTAATATTACCAGATCAATTTCCtcttg ATTATGTAGGTTTTGTAAAAagattattaactttaatgcACAAAGGCTATAAATGTGTCTCAAAACttgaaattgaattaaagCAGTTAGAAAGAACATCAATAAGACCTGTAAATCAAG tttcTGTTGAAAGCTCGACATTAAATTTGGATATATCACCAACTAAATTACGTGAATTGATCGAATCTTCATATCCTAACCCACTAACTATTGACGATATTAacaa aAAACACGGATGGAAGAACTCAGACATAAAGGACAATTTAGAAAAACTACAACAGTCTGGAATTGTTAAACCTGTCGATGGTGGTTACACAAGAGTCGTCCTTCATGACAAA attgtAGAACATATtcctattattcaatataatcgGCAACCAACTGTGGCCATTATAACAGCAGAGTATTGCGAAAAAGTAGCTGTTGATATTTTGATCGAAAACAAAGAAACATTTGTACGATACACCACTGTTG gagaatcaaatgtttatacgATAGGGAAAATGGGAAACCACAGTGTAGTTTGTACCAAACTTCCTGCACTGGGATCAAGCAGAGAAGCTACAATAGCAGCCGGAAATGCAATAACTCGCTTattag ggaCATTTCAAAAAGTtgaacatgtttttatttgtggtGCTGGTGGTGGTGTACCACATTATACAAGTTATGACAAACATGTAAAGCTAGGAGACGTAGTTGTTTCTCATTGTGGAAACAACCaaaa agccGTTTATACATACTGCAAAAATGTCTCAAATGAAAATGGAAACATGAAATTCCATTGTCATCAAtataatccaaaaatatttgatatacaaATAGCTGCAATGAAATTACAAACAGAA GTAAAATCTATTGACAAAAAGCCTTTATGGGATATGTATTTAAGCGAAGCTTTGAATAagatagaaaaacaaaaaagcgATAATGAATCTGATTTTAAACGACCTCCAGCTAATTCTGACAAACTTCAAATGTATATTGGTGGAAcagaattaattgaaattactCATCCCATTTGTAATGATAAGGATAATGATTT aggtACAAGAATACATGTAGGTCCTATTGGCGGTGGTCAAAGTGTTATATCAAATGCGTTTACAAGACAAAAATTTACTACTGAGTACAAATTGCTGGCTATGGATTCAGAATTTGACTCTGTAATGGGATCCTTAATGGGAAACTATTGTCATTCTTATGCTATTGTTAGAGGCATTTCAGACTATAAAGATGGATCAGTAAAAAATGAATGGCAACCTTATGCCTCCTTAGCTGCAGCATCTGTCATTAAAGCAATATTATcgataatcaatatataa